A DNA window from Danio aesculapii chromosome 14, fDanAes4.1, whole genome shotgun sequence contains the following coding sequences:
- the sh3tc2 gene encoding SH3 domain and tetratricopeptide repeat-containing protein 2 isoform X5, which yields MGNRFTHEDEEAEAEAEVEAEGISREIYWRRKETFSGSSTVSSSGERLSPDVVLLFSGRWRSTVAPDDQLQEALRTRLRVVESNSQDVVQLFKDLSARLLSVHAEKDSFVITFKTVEEIWKFSTYLALGYVARCLENFLCDQSFWLDPALLSDVEICVTVDEDHLATLYLGLLLQEGTFFGKTLYNSDCKEEEEELNYRRNDLVMVKDIGQEAIWEGTLLSTGKHGLVPVHDMQPLPYPFYQWFLKKYPGNAGGISVTEGLFDHPVVVGTCVAVVDHYPVVKDELHLRIGDQIKIEGFLFNTLSMFIGRHLTSGEIGFVHKAHVKPESTERLNGQLVFLSEEERTALSKLNPCLEPCQSDVLTNLFSTDISTVYRLDRLDDSDFTYIRNNPIPEQKTTVDQRKRTISEKSDATPYHSSPRQSFSSSRNHLDRDSEVLSFSLEDTFREMDEYEEDPPNFMDEGIWETEEAESCDPILTLLNLEYFQDTFKTLYDLSYSFLDTFFNGLPEDEVLQHLENLREGAKKGRMLWAHRRACFLLGRLCAKKLKYSQARVYFEEASKVPVNGFNDKPLLIALYTNLTSVYLKQKMMDKLPFTLEKASALILCLPCHNFCSVDEFELLQPIMRRAIIEKDKYLEARTCYLSVCLFLHLRKIEEALPFVERLQFLIITLSVEEGRQIAPVDLNWLLCRLYHKKYLPFLTLASLSLDSGQDHSLNDAFQKIELFIKNSVRLNPHWKENTSVLPAQVVVYLQQALAIASQGEDLKTQRDLCLSLASVYQQHGALKKAVPFAQHAAKTGNQINEEEGFEASILLAWLLVMTDEPIQAQNNLHPLLKSLNETDSPTQRGVVYNLLALCLRKQGRVQEAARNFYCALQISRENGNKRNEALALANLGCLSLSIGASGLAECFLLKSFHLFQFLSESPTDQEHVQVLLWLGRSFKDRGGSQEVRMWFEMGLLIAIRANNLHSQMVVAKVLSRHYADLLLYGQCIVYYEHCVSLCRRLKNKQLEGEYLELLSSLYLSLNTEKSSRKSLDCSKQSLRISIDLGKRQEESETWLQVGRIYYLINEDELADMYLQAAVKTALRMNDPCFAMSIYEEAGDVFFKGHRNQIAALPFYRDGSLPFARSIKDVHSVFRLLSKLTELLMKQKQYEEALQYATLAVQVSATTGVLLNERASFHRLASVYFSLGKYEMAENYYLKSLSLCPTALEHAIEVRYYVKVYCRLADLTLYRLKDAFDAMGYFHLALAAALEDKESLSTLYIIYMKLAEIHANYMPDAELSKSYMDRAQSLRNELAGYTDSNDTEETDEADVDIDNKSAHSDASSGTSTLTESSMTNTSLTINAQKESEHSNVSHKDDTDTNRSEETDSPDRTNPETSCEDANHTNGSTLKEGLTFVF from the exons ATGGGTAATAGGTTTACCCATGAAG ATGAGGAAGCGGAGGCTGAGGCCGAGGTGGAGGCAGAAGGCATAAGCAGAGAGATTTACTGGAGGAGGAAGGAAACGTTCAGCGGAAGCAGCACAGTATCTTCATCAGGAGAACGCCTCTCTCCAG atgttgttttgttgtttagcGGGAGGTGGCGATCTACTGTAGCACCTGATGATCAGCTTCAAGAGGCACTGCGTACAAGACTCCGAGTGGTAGAGAGTAACAGCCAGGATGTCGTCCAGCTCTTCAAG GACTTGTCTGCACGACTTCTGTCTGTTCATGCGGAGAAAGACAGCTTTGTCATCACCTTTAAGACTGTGGAGGAGATCTGGAAGTTCTCCACTTACCTGGCACTTG GATATGTAGCAAGATGTCTTGAGAACTTTCTTTGTGACCAGTCATTCTGGCTGGACCCTGCATTGCTAAGCGATGTGGAGATTTGTGTAACAGTGGATGAAGACCACTTAGCTACTCTTTACTTGGGACTTCTGCTACAGGAAG GTACATTTTTTGGCAAGACTTTGTATAACAGTGACTGCAAAGAGGAGGAAGAAGAGTTAAACTACAGGAGGAATGACCTGGTCATGGTGAAAGACATTGGACAAGAAGCCATATGGGAGGGTACACTACTGTCAACAGGCAAACATGGTCTGGTGCCTGTGCATGATATGCAGCCTCTGCCTTATCCATTTTATCA ATGGTTCCTTAAGAAATATCCAGGAAATGCAGGAGGAATTTCAGTTACAGAAGGCCTCTTTGATCATCCTGTTG TTGTGGGGACCTGTGTGGCAGTAGTGGACCATTACCCAGTGGTGAAAGACGAGCTGCACTTACGCATAGGAGACCAAATCAAGATTGAAGGATTTCTTTTCAATACTCTGAGTATGTTCATAGGAAGACACCTCACCAGTGGAGAGATAGGATTTGTTCACAAAGCCCATGTAAAACCAGAGAGTACTGAGAGACT CAATGGACAATTGGTCTTTCTGAGTGAGGAGGAAAGGACGGCCCTGTCTAAACTTAACCCCTGCCTTGAGCCCTGCCAGTCAGATGTACTGACAAATCTCTTCTCCACTGACATAAGCACTGTGTACAGATTGG ACAGACTTGATGACTCCGATTTCACTTACATCAGAAACAACCCAATTCCAG AACAGAAAACCACAGTGGATCAAAGAAAGCGCACTATATCTGAAAAGAGTGATGCAACTCCTTACCACTCATCCCCAAGGCAATCATTTTCTTCCTCTCGAAATCACCTTGACCGAGACTCTGAAGTCCTCTCTTTCAGCTTGGAGGACACCTTCAGAGAAATGGACGAATATGAGGAAGACCCTCCAAACTTTATGGATGAGGGTATCTGGGAGACTGAAGAAGCTGAGAGTTGTGACCCAATCTTGACCCTCCTCAATCTGGAATATTTCCAAGACACTTTTAAAACTCTTTATGACCTCTCCTACTCTTTCCTGGACACTTTCTTCAATGGCCTTCCAGAGGACGAGGTGCTACAACATTTGGAAAACCTGCGAGAAGGAGCCAAGAAAGGCAGGATGCTCTGGGCCCACCGGCGTGCTTGCTTCCTCCTCGGCCGCCTATGTGCCAAGAAACTAAAGTACTCACAAGCACGAGTGTACTTTGAGGAGGCTTCAAAGGTCCCTGTTAATGGCTTTAACGACAAACCACTACTAATAGCCCTTTACACCAATCTCACTTCAGTTTACCTAAAACAGAAGATGATGGACAAGTTGCCGTTCACACTTGAGAAGGCAAGTGCTCTGATTCTTTGTCTTCCATGCCACAATTTCTGCTCTGTGGATGAGTTTGAGCTGCTACAACCAATCATGCGCAGAGCCATAATTGAAAAAGACAAGTACCTAGAGGCTCGGACATGTTATCTCTCTGTTTGTCTCTTTCTCCATCTGAGGAAAATAGAAGAAGCTTTACCATTTGTAGAGAGGCTTCAGTTTCTTATCATCACACTGTCTGTGGAAGAAGGGAGGCAAATTGCCCCGGTTGATCTCAACTGGCTGCTGTGCAGGCTTTACCACAAAAAGTATTTACCTTTTCTCACACTTGCTTCTTTAAGTCTAGACTCAGGGCAAGATCATTCCTTGAATGATGCATTCCAGAAAATTGAACTCTTTATCAAAAACTCAGTCAGGCTTAATCCTCACTGGAAGGAAAATACTTCTGTGCTTCCTGCACAGGTGGTGGTTTACCTTCAGCAGGCTTTGGCAATAGCTAGTCAAGGAGAGGACCTGAAGACTCAGAGGGACCTGTGCCTGAGCCTGGCTAGTGTTTACCAGCAGCATGGAGCACTAAAAAAGGCGGTGCCATTTGCCCAACATGCAGCAAAGACTGGAAATCAAATAAATGAGGAGGAGGGTTTTGAAGCATCCATACTGCTGGCCTGGCTCTTGGTAATGACAGATGAACCCATTCAAGCTCAGAACAATCTTCATCCTCTTCTTAAGTCTTTGAATGAAACAGACAGTCCAACACAGCGCGGGGTAGTTTACAATCTCCTAGCTCTATGTTTACGCAAACAGGGCAGAGTTCAGGAGGCAGCAAGAAACTTTTATTGTGCTCTGCAAATCTCCAGAGAGAATGGGAACAAACGTAATGAAGCCCTAGCTCTGGCTAATTTGGGATGCTTGTCCCTATCCATAGGGGCTTCAGGCCTGGCAGAGTGCTTTCTACTCAAATCCTTCCACCTATTCCAGTTTCTCTCAGAGAGCCCTACAGACCAGGAGCATGTCCAGGTTCTGCTATGGCTGGGTAGGAGCTTCAAGGATAGAGGGGGGAGCCAGGAAGTTCGAATGTGGTTCGAGATGGGTCTTCTAATTGCTATTAGAGCGAACAATCTGCACA GTCAAATGGTTGTGGCAAAAGTTTTAAGTCGTCattatgctgatttgctgctgtaTGGACAGTGTATTGTTTACTATGAGCACTGTGTGAGTCTGTGCAGAAGACTCAAGAATAAACAGTTAGAAGGAGAATACCTTGAACTCCTGAGCAGCCTGTATCTCTCACTCAACACTGAGAA GTCATCTAGGAAGTCTCTTGACTGCTCAAAGCAAAGCTTGAGGATCTCCATAGATCTGGGGAAAAGACAGGAAGAGTCTGAGACATGGTTACAAGTGGGCCGTATCTACTATCTAATCAATGAAGACGAACTGGCTGACATGTACCTGCAG GCAGCAGTAAAGACAGCCCTCAGGATGAATGACCCATGCTTCGCTATGAGCATTTATGAGGAAGCAGGAGATGTGTTTTTCAAAGGACACAGAAATCAGATAGCTGCCCTACCTTTTTACAGG GATGGGAGTTTGCCATTTGCACGCAGCATTAAGGATGTGCACTCAGTATTCAGGCTGTTAAGTAAACTGACAGAGCTCCTGATGAAGCAAAAACAGTATGAGGAAGCACTGCAGTATGCCACGCTCGCAGTGCAGGTCAGCGCCACCACTG GTGTTCTTCTTAATGAGAGAGCATCCTTCCATCGCCTCGCCTCAGTATACTTCTCTCTAGGGAAGTATGAAATGGCTGAGAACTACTATCTGAAGTCTCTTTCTCTCTGCCCCACTGCACTTGAGCATGCCATTGAAGTTCGGTATTATGTTAAAGTGTACTGCAGACTGGCTGATCTGACCCTATACAGATTAAAG GACGCATTTGATGCCATGGGTTACTTTCACTTAGCCCTGGCAGCAGCCCTGGAGGATAAAGAAAGCCTCAGCACACTGTACATAATCTACATGAAGCTTGCAGAGATACATGCCAACTACATGCCCGATGCCGAACTGTCTAAGAGCTACATGGACAGAGCGCAGAGTCTGAGGAATGAACTGGCAGGATACACAGACTCCAATGACACAGAAGAAACAGATGAGGCTGATGTTGACATTGACAACAAATCTGCTCATTCAGATGCCAGCAGTGGCACTAGCACCCTCACAGAGTCTAGCATGACCAATACCAGCCTTACAATCAATGCCCAGAAAGAGTCTGAGCACTCCAACGTAAGTCACAAAGACGATACGGACACTAACAGATCAGAAGAAACAGACTCTCCTGATCGTACCAATCCAGAGACTAGCTGTGAAGATGCAAACCACACTAATGGAAGCACACTGAAGGAGGGCTTGACTTTCGTATTTTGA